The Amylolactobacillus amylophilus DSM 20533 = JCM 1125 genome contains a region encoding:
- the rlmD gene encoding 23S rRNA (uracil(1939)-C(5))-methyltransferase RlmD: protein MKNYPQKFEKKELMITINRMGINGEGLGYYKKKIMFIPGALPGEVVIARIIKENPRYIEGALVRIKKASPDRVKFPAGVDPTVGGLELAHLDYAKQLKFKTDIIRESLEKFHPRNYTKYKIKNTIPAPAQWHYRAKASYQVERRGGKLKLGLYRPNSHDLIDLPKMPTQSPLTQTIIRQIGAIITDLDMPVFDIRTHPFGIKTVVVREAFATKEVQVTIITVGNKIPQLKQFAEAIMKIEHVKSVFHNVTEIENKKMWGYHTEKLLGQDKITEKLLDKEFKLSPEAFFQLNPEQTKNLYELALKNLDLTPDDTLIDAYSGVGTIGILAADRVKKVIGMETIPEAVEDAKQNVKLNNVKNADYLVGKAERILPELKEEGLNFDALIVDPPRTGLDRQLIKTILDVAPKTFVYISCNPSTLARDLVTLTDKYDVRLIQSIDMFPQTARVEAVVKLVLRDK from the coding sequence ATGAAAAATTATCCCCAAAAATTCGAAAAAAAAGAATTAATGATTACCATCAACCGCATGGGCATCAACGGTGAAGGTCTTGGTTACTACAAGAAGAAAATCATGTTCATTCCGGGTGCGCTACCTGGTGAGGTTGTCATCGCCAGGATTATCAAGGAGAATCCCCGTTATATCGAAGGCGCCCTCGTCCGGATTAAGAAAGCCAGCCCTGATCGCGTGAAATTTCCTGCCGGAGTCGATCCAACGGTTGGTGGACTCGAACTGGCCCACCTAGACTATGCGAAGCAACTAAAATTCAAGACGGACATTATCCGGGAGTCACTGGAGAAGTTTCATCCCAGAAATTACACGAAGTATAAGATTAAGAATACCATCCCGGCACCAGCACAGTGGCATTACCGTGCGAAAGCCTCATATCAGGTCGAACGACGCGGTGGCAAGCTCAAGCTTGGGCTCTATCGTCCAAATTCTCATGACCTAATTGATTTACCCAAGATGCCAACACAAAGTCCATTGACTCAGACGATTATTCGTCAGATTGGGGCGATCATCACGGATCTTGACATGCCTGTTTTTGATATCAGGACTCATCCTTTCGGCATCAAGACAGTCGTCGTCCGTGAAGCTTTTGCAACGAAGGAAGTTCAGGTTACCATCATCACTGTCGGCAACAAGATTCCGCAACTCAAGCAGTTTGCTGAAGCAATCATGAAGATTGAACACGTCAAGAGTGTATTCCACAACGTGACTGAGATTGAGAACAAGAAGATGTGGGGTTACCACACCGAAAAGCTATTGGGTCAGGACAAGATTACCGAGAAGTTACTCGATAAAGAGTTCAAGCTCTCACCTGAGGCTTTCTTCCAATTGAATCCAGAGCAAACGAAGAATCTCTATGAGTTGGCCCTGAAGAACCTTGATTTAACCCCTGATGATACATTGATTGATGCTTATTCTGGTGTCGGAACCATCGGTATCTTGGCTGCGGATCGCGTTAAGAAAGTCATCGGTATGGAGACAATTCCAGAAGCCGTTGAAGATGCCAAGCAGAACGTGAAGTTAAATAATGTCAAAAACGCCGACTACTTGGTTGGTAAAGCTGAGCGTATCTTGCCTGAGCTAAAAGAAGAGGGCTTAAACTTTGATGCATTGATTGTCGATCCACCACGTACTGGACTTGATCGGCAGTTGATTAAAACCATTCTGGATGTCGCACCAAAGACTTTCGTCTACATTTCATGTAACCCGTCAACTTTGGCTCGTGACCTCGTGACATTAACGGATAAGTATGACGTGCGCTTGATTCAATCAATCGACATGTTCCCACAGACGGCTCGGGTAGAGGCTGTAGTTAAGCTTGTACTAAGAGACAAGTAG
- a CDS encoding hydroxymethylglutaryl-CoA synthase has product MKIGIDRIGFATTNKYLDLDELANARGVDPNKFKIGIGQNKMAVADMTEDIVTLAINSTLEYLDDVDLAKLGLLIVGTESGIDQSKSASLFVKEALNLPNEIRTFEVKEACFGATAGLMMARDYVRAHPNHTAIVIGSDIARYGLNTSGEVTQGAGAVSMFIAQEPKIIAFEEGHASYSEDINDFWRPNNFKTALVDGKYSTEIYLKFFQKTFDAYLNQNKLTADDFTAITYHLPFTKMGLKANRLAVAEASEDSKARLEENFEYSTKYGREVGNLYTGSLYLSFLSLLENAGANLQAGKRIGFFSYGSGAMGEFFAGELVSGYEQYLNKELHQQMLSERTKLSVAEYENVFTETLKDLPEDIELSSDVTAGKYYFAGQNGFARNYKIKK; this is encoded by the coding sequence GTGAAAATTGGGATTGATAGAATCGGTTTTGCAACCACGAATAAGTACCTCGATTTAGATGAATTAGCAAATGCACGTGGAGTTGACCCAAATAAGTTTAAGATTGGGATTGGCCAGAACAAGATGGCTGTAGCTGATATGACTGAGGATATCGTCACTTTGGCTATCAATTCTACGCTGGAATACTTAGATGATGTTGATCTTGCAAAACTCGGCTTATTAATTGTGGGAACTGAGAGTGGCATTGATCAGTCAAAGTCAGCCTCTCTGTTTGTTAAAGAGGCATTGAACTTACCCAATGAGATTCGTACGTTTGAAGTTAAGGAAGCTTGCTTTGGTGCAACGGCAGGCCTGATGATGGCGCGTGACTATGTTCGTGCGCACCCCAATCATACGGCAATCGTGATTGGTTCTGACATTGCGCGTTACGGCTTGAACACCAGTGGTGAGGTAACTCAGGGTGCTGGTGCTGTTAGCATGTTCATTGCGCAAGAGCCGAAGATAATTGCTTTTGAAGAGGGACATGCTAGCTACAGCGAGGATATCAATGATTTCTGGCGCCCTAATAATTTCAAAACCGCACTTGTCGACGGTAAATATTCAACCGAAATCTACTTGAAATTCTTCCAGAAGACATTTGATGCTTATCTGAATCAGAATAAGCTCACTGCAGATGATTTTACAGCAATTACCTATCATCTTCCATTTACCAAAATGGGCTTGAAGGCTAATCGACTTGCGGTTGCTGAAGCTTCTGAGGATAGCAAGGCTAGACTTGAAGAAAACTTTGAATATTCGACTAAGTATGGTCGTGAGGTTGGTAACCTTTATACAGGCTCACTTTATCTCAGCTTTCTCAGTCTCTTAGAAAATGCTGGAGCTAATCTACAGGCCGGGAAACGAATCGGCTTCTTCAGCTATGGATCGGGTGCGATGGGTGAATTTTTCGCCGGTGAGTTGGTTTCAGGATATGAGCAGTATTTGAACAAGGAACTGCATCAGCAGATGCTTTCTGAACGAACTAAGCTTTCGGTTGCCGAGTACGAAAATGTGTTCACTGAGACCTTGAAAGATCTACCTGAGGACATTGAATTGAGCAGCGATGTGACTGCTGGTAAGTACTATTTTGCGGGTCAAAATGGCTTCGCCAGAAACTACAAAATTAAAAAGTAA
- a CDS encoding hydroxymethylglutaryl-CoA reductase, degradative, with protein MTTKKFYQLSPAERREQLYKKNKLRSKIIENTDLAALNQLSENVIGSLSLPLSVVESLIVNDVEYSVPMATEEPSVVAAANHGASIFNRAGGVIATSERQGIYGQVVLAVSPEFKEKHFSQLVAEIKTLIEQLNQQFVSLVNHGGGVRSITAQMIEGLLELKVLVDPAEAMGANKVNSIMEYLTNLLLDYDEIVDAQFAILSNFPTQLTTAKVWLPLNLLNKGCTDAELDEAPSENARKVAQKFVSIADFGRKSLLRAPTNNKGIMNGVDSVLLATGNDFRAVEAATHVYASEYGHYEPLSSWSVESNRKVDFLVGQLTLPLPIGVVGGSINVRPDVKEAFNILGQPNVHELAEVVASIGLANNFAALYALATSGIQEGHMKLQARNAAVSNGALIEELPEILPLILVGKDFSSAKIKQIITEYRNK; from the coding sequence ATGACAACTAAGAAATTTTATCAATTGAGTCCTGCAGAACGTCGGGAACAATTATATAAGAAAAATAAATTAAGAAGTAAGATAATAGAAAATACCGATTTGGCGGCTTTGAATCAACTAAGTGAAAATGTAATTGGTAGTCTTAGCCTACCGTTATCGGTTGTTGAAAGCCTCATTGTGAATGATGTTGAATACAGTGTGCCTATGGCCACTGAGGAACCTTCGGTCGTTGCCGCGGCAAATCATGGCGCCTCAATCTTTAACCGCGCTGGTGGTGTAATTGCGACAAGTGAACGGCAGGGGATATACGGTCAGGTTGTTCTAGCGGTATCCCCTGAATTCAAGGAGAAACATTTCTCACAGCTAGTGGCTGAAATTAAAACGCTGATTGAGCAACTTAACCAGCAGTTTGTGAGTCTGGTAAATCATGGCGGAGGTGTTCGTTCAATCACCGCTCAGATGATTGAGGGCCTGCTAGAACTCAAGGTGCTGGTAGATCCAGCTGAGGCAATGGGTGCCAATAAGGTTAATTCAATCATGGAGTACCTAACTAACTTGTTGCTCGATTACGATGAGATAGTAGACGCTCAATTTGCGATTCTGAGTAATTTTCCGACTCAATTAACAACTGCAAAAGTTTGGCTGCCACTAAACTTATTGAATAAGGGCTGCACAGATGCAGAGCTTGATGAGGCACCTTCGGAGAATGCACGTAAAGTAGCACAGAAATTTGTTTCCATTGCTGATTTCGGCCGCAAGAGCCTGCTTCGTGCACCAACTAATAATAAGGGCATCATGAATGGGGTAGACAGTGTACTACTGGCAACAGGTAATGATTTTCGTGCCGTAGAGGCAGCGACTCACGTGTATGCAAGTGAGTATGGACACTATGAACCATTGAGCTCATGGTCTGTCGAGTCGAACCGCAAAGTAGATTTCTTGGTGGGACAGCTCACATTACCTCTACCAATAGGCGTAGTTGGCGGCTCAATCAATGTTCGACCAGATGTGAAAGAAGCATTCAATATTCTCGGTCAGCCAAATGTGCATGAATTAGCTGAGGTCGTCGCTTCAATTGGCCTTGCGAATAACTTTGCAGCTCTCTATGCTCTGGCAACTAGTGGGATTCAAGAGGGTCACATGAAGCTGCAGGCGAGAAATGCTGCTGTTTCGAATGGCGCGCTAATTGAGGAATTGCCAGAAATCTTACCACTAATTTTGGTTGGGAAAGACTTTAGCAGCGCAAAAATAAAACAAATTATCACAGAATATCGAAATAAATAG
- a CDS encoding DUF402 domain-containing protein yields the protein MQLPREGDYIAIQSYKHDGHFHRNWRDTMVLKASENAIIGCNDHTLVTEADGRRWVTREPAIVYFHRHYWFNIIAMIRDTGVTYYCNLASPYTLDQEALKYIDYDLDIKVFPDGEKRLLDVDEYAAHAAEWNYPPEIDQILRGSVHELIRFVDEELGPFAPGYVDLWYKRYQELKPRRKGRPKPR from the coding sequence ATGCAACTTCCTAGGGAAGGCGACTATATTGCTATTCAAAGTTATAAGCATGATGGGCATTTTCACAGAAATTGGCGGGACACGATGGTGCTGAAAGCCAGTGAGAATGCAATTATCGGTTGTAATGACCATACTTTGGTAACTGAGGCTGATGGACGACGCTGGGTGACTCGCGAGCCCGCAATTGTCTATTTTCACCGTCATTATTGGTTTAACATTATTGCGATGATTAGAGATACGGGCGTAACGTATTATTGCAACTTGGCAAGTCCATATACGCTTGACCAAGAGGCGCTCAAATACATTGATTACGACCTCGATATTAAGGTCTTTCCCGATGGGGAAAAACGACTGCTCGATGTGGATGAATATGCTGCACATGCAGCAGAGTGGAATTATCCACCTGAGATAGATCAGATTCTGCGGGGGAGCGTCCATGAACTCATCCGGTTTGTTGATGAAGAGTTAGGGCCGTTTGCCCCGGGTTACGTTGACCTCTGGTACAAGCGATATCAGGAGCTGAAGCCGAGAAGAAAGGGCCGTCCCAAACCAAGGTAA
- a CDS encoding DNA/RNA non-specific endonuclease, translated as MSKRPNYRRIAHKRWTKNSTLNIIISLVVIVLLAVVVPEVQKKMNNSGDEAKMQLTNQDVKHQTELAALEYSGQQTIQINNNNPGFTEDELSLAKGTWQQYGDLDRLNRVTIAKAMLGQDLMPKSERERLYVDPTGYHNKKVAMNGHMDWLYNRSHLIGYQLTGQNNNLKNLMTGTRSLNDPGMTKYENQIAEYIRTTNHHVLYYVQPIFRGDELVARGISMRAQSVEDSTIKFNIYIFNVQEGVSINYADGTSRKV; from the coding sequence ATGAGTAAGAGACCAAATTATCGGCGCATTGCGCATAAGCGTTGGACAAAAAATAGTACTTTGAATATCATTATTTCGTTAGTGGTGATCGTGTTGTTGGCGGTCGTGGTCCCTGAAGTTCAAAAGAAAATGAACAACTCGGGCGACGAAGCTAAGATGCAACTGACTAATCAAGACGTCAAGCATCAGACCGAGTTAGCCGCACTTGAGTATTCCGGGCAACAGACAATCCAGATTAATAACAATAATCCCGGGTTTACGGAAGATGAGTTGTCACTTGCAAAGGGGACTTGGCAGCAATATGGTGACTTGGACCGGTTAAACCGGGTGACTATTGCGAAGGCGATGCTCGGACAGGATTTGATGCCAAAGTCTGAGCGTGAACGTCTGTATGTTGATCCGACGGGCTACCATAATAAGAAAGTGGCGATGAACGGCCATATGGATTGGTTGTACAATAGGAGTCACCTGATTGGCTATCAGCTAACGGGTCAGAATAATAATTTGAAAAATCTGATGACTGGCACGCGATCGCTGAACGATCCGGGAATGACTAAATACGAGAATCAAATTGCGGAATACATCAGAACAACGAATCACCATGTGTTGTATTATGTCCAACCAATTTTTCGTGGTGACGAACTTGTCGCACGTGGAATTTCAATGAGGGCACAGTCAGTGGAGGATTCCACAATTAAGTTCAATATCTATATTTTTAATGTGCAAGAGGGCGTCAGCATCAACTATGCCGATGGTACAAGTAGGAAGGTGTAA
- the recX gene encoding recombination regulator RecX, whose translation MKQITKITAQRRSGRFNVFVDDEYAFAVSTNVLGEFMLAKGKELTEAQIMVIKQAEQNAKAQEQALSYLSYQPRSIKEIRQYMAKQEVDAETTEVVVKRLIELGYLDDDNFAKLFINNALTVGTDGPRQIMNKLRQKGLTGDQIALHLDEVDPADFIATGLKIVQPMTRQFGRLSQRELLQKMRQKLMQHGFTSELIQPILDAIDLGDDEELQNDALLTQGIKAYKKFKKYSGYEYTRRMKQYLFQHGFSSGEIDRFLNGEIISLEELEEY comes from the coding sequence ATGAAGCAAATTACTAAAATTACAGCACAGAGAAGAAGTGGACGCTTCAATGTTTTCGTTGATGACGAATATGCCTTTGCGGTTAGTACGAACGTGCTGGGCGAGTTCATGTTAGCTAAGGGCAAAGAGCTAACCGAGGCCCAGATTATGGTGATTAAGCAGGCCGAACAAAATGCCAAGGCCCAAGAGCAGGCTCTTAGTTATCTCAGCTACCAGCCACGCTCAATCAAAGAAATTCGCCAGTATATGGCGAAACAAGAAGTCGATGCTGAGACGACAGAGGTGGTCGTAAAACGGCTAATTGAGCTGGGGTATCTTGACGATGATAACTTCGCCAAGTTGTTCATTAACAACGCCTTGACGGTTGGCACGGATGGGCCACGACAGATTATGAACAAACTACGTCAAAAGGGGCTGACGGGCGACCAGATTGCACTGCACCTCGATGAAGTTGATCCAGCAGATTTTATCGCGACGGGCCTGAAGATTGTACAACCAATGACGAGACAGTTTGGGCGACTCTCACAAAGAGAACTGTTGCAAAAGATGCGCCAGAAGCTCATGCAACACGGATTCACCAGTGAACTAATCCAGCCAATTCTTGATGCAATCGATCTAGGTGATGATGAGGAACTACAAAATGATGCGTTACTGACGCAGGGGATAAAGGCATATAAAAAATTCAAGAAATATTCTGGGTATGAGTATACGAGGAGAATGAAGCAATACCTTTTCCAGCACGGTTTTTCTAGCGGTGAAATCGACCGCTTTTTGAATGGAGAGATCATCAGCTTAGAGGAGCTTGAAGAATATTAA